Proteins from a single region of Candidatus Binatia bacterium:
- the ftcD gene encoding glutamate formimidoyltransferase: MKAAPLFEIVPNLSEGRDAATIDAAAAAVSRTGARLIDRSSDAMHHRSVLTIVGSAEQVLDAAVALAGIALDRIDLRAHRGAHPRTGALDVLPFVPLAGAGLPEAAALAHRAGAEIWRRYRIPSFYYGAAALRGERTLLPDIRRNADWLPDEGDVTRHYSAGAIVIGARELLIAFNVELKSDDLGAAVQIARTVRGRDGGLRSLRALAFPRGEGRVQVSLNVTDYAATPLYRVVELIRGLAAERGIEVLGCELVGCLPWGAVEATAAYYLGVSNL; encoded by the coding sequence ATGAAGGCGGCGCCGCTGTTCGAGATCGTCCCGAACCTCTCGGAGGGACGCGACGCGGCGACCATCGACGCCGCCGCTGCCGCAGTTTCGCGGACCGGGGCGCGTTTAATCGACCGCAGCAGCGACGCGATGCACCACCGCAGCGTCTTGACCATCGTCGGGAGCGCGGAGCAAGTCCTCGACGCCGCCGTGGCACTGGCGGGCATCGCGCTCGACCGCATCGATCTGCGCGCCCACCGCGGCGCGCATCCGCGCACCGGCGCGCTTGACGTTTTGCCGTTCGTGCCGCTGGCGGGGGCCGGGCTGCCCGAGGCGGCCGCGCTTGCTCACCGCGCGGGCGCCGAGATCTGGCGGCGGTACCGCATTCCTTCTTTCTACTACGGAGCGGCCGCGCTGCGCGGCGAGCGCACGCTCCTGCCTGACATTCGGCGCAACGCCGATTGGCTGCCTGACGAGGGTGACGTGACGCGCCATTACAGCGCCGGCGCCATCGTAATCGGCGCCCGAGAGCTTTTGATCGCTTTCAACGTTGAGTTGAAGAGCGATGACCTCGGGGCGGCCGTGCAGATCGCTCGCACCGTACGCGGACGCGACGGCGGCTTGCGCTCGCTTCGCGCGCTTGCCTTCCCGCGCGGGGAAGGGCGTGTGCAGGTCTCGCTCAACGTAACGGATTATGCTGCAACGCCGCTCTACCGCGTCGTCGAGTTGATCCGCGGATTGGCGGCCGAACGCGGCATCGAGGTGCTCGGCTGTGAGCTCGTCGGCTGCCTTCCGTGGGGGGCGGTCGAGGCCACAGCCGCATACTATTTGGGAGTTTCGAACCTGTGA
- a CDS encoding pitrilysin family protein, which produces MILRTTPLIALLLAVALPQAAAAQNGPGDTGVFTTTLHNGLRVVVVEDRAAPVVQTGVWYGFGSLHETPGKTGLAHALEHMLFRGTPEISSGGLDDVVARLGAQMNGETNYDYTQFYFMMPADKIDVALYIDADRMQHAALRASDWAIERNAVLNEIDGDASSPFFNLLARVREAAFPGQPSGRTPLGNREDVARATVADIARYYQEWYAPNNATLVIAGDVNHVTAFAKAQRYFGAIPAKRLPAWSKANPVAARGQTVEAQFPFPFEILDLAYSIPGDVQRGEPAVSTLATLIENQRSPFYRALVEGNVALVIEANADTQLRGGLLHVFVVLNPGHSGAEAQSVFQSTLNSVLQNGFDPDLVVAAKRLTLAERLFSANSIGGIGDLAGYTYGIVGEKIADEDSRLAALTGSDLLAATRTYLSRPTVVGHLTPNESPPHGNSEKSNAAASDDFSKRVPNGPIVQQAWIAKAVRTPTTARSVLQPTAFTLSNGLHVIVQTKADRPTFVLRGEIASSPAFELPGKQGIIRLASSVADYGSANYPFALRRKATDEMGALVETGREFSAQGEMRDFEQIVTIVADGEEHPTFADPWLGIERSQLANSLQSEAQISGVLIDRAYDRLLLASDDPSLRQPTAPTVAGITRDDLLAYTKAYWRPDLTTIAVVGNVTPQRVRSILESAFGSWQAEGPRPNPHLMALPPASTGHDYIGTAANQVYIRLGQPAISRSNRDYDTFLVLNQILGGAGAFESRLWQELRQKRGLVYGVSSELDADADRGDFRVELNASPDRVVAAVALVRRELERLQNEPVSETELREAKARLVGNALLDEASSNGQAKQLIDIAVNDLPLDYYRTLNERFSQITAADVQRIARAYLRPDRLVEVYAGPSGPWAYHTI; this is translated from the coding sequence GTGATATTGAGGACGACGCCGCTGATCGCGCTTTTGCTCGCGGTTGCGCTGCCGCAGGCTGCCGCGGCACAGAACGGCCCGGGCGACACCGGTGTCTTTACCACGACGCTCCACAACGGCCTGCGAGTCGTGGTCGTCGAGGATCGCGCGGCGCCGGTCGTCCAGACGGGCGTGTGGTACGGCTTCGGGTCGCTGCACGAGACGCCAGGAAAGACCGGCCTCGCGCACGCGCTCGAGCACATGCTGTTCCGCGGGACGCCGGAAATTTCGTCGGGCGGACTCGACGACGTCGTGGCGCGGCTCGGTGCGCAGATGAACGGTGAGACGAACTACGACTACACGCAGTTTTACTTCATGATGCCGGCCGACAAGATCGACGTCGCGCTGTACATCGATGCCGACCGCATGCAGCACGCGGCGCTGCGCGCCTCGGATTGGGCCATCGAACGCAACGCAGTGCTCAACGAGATCGATGGGGACGCCAGCTCGCCGTTCTTCAACCTGCTCGCGCGCGTGCGCGAGGCGGCCTTCCCGGGGCAGCCCAGCGGACGAACGCCGCTCGGGAATCGCGAAGACGTCGCGCGCGCGACCGTCGCCGACATCGCTCGCTACTATCAGGAGTGGTACGCTCCGAACAACGCGACGCTCGTCATCGCCGGCGACGTCAATCACGTCACCGCCTTCGCGAAGGCGCAGCGCTACTTTGGGGCGATCCCAGCGAAGCGGCTGCCGGCGTGGTCCAAGGCAAACCCGGTGGCGGCGCGTGGTCAGACCGTCGAGGCGCAGTTCCCGTTCCCCTTCGAGATCCTGGATCTCGCGTATTCGATTCCCGGGGACGTGCAGCGCGGCGAGCCCGCGGTCAGCACGCTCGCGACGCTCATCGAGAATCAGCGCTCGCCGTTTTATCGGGCGCTGGTCGAGGGCAACGTCGCGCTCGTTATCGAGGCAAACGCGGACACGCAGCTGCGCGGCGGCTTGCTTCACGTGTTCGTGGTCCTCAATCCGGGACACAGCGGCGCCGAGGCGCAATCGGTGTTCCAGTCGACGCTGAATTCCGTGTTGCAGAACGGCTTCGATCCGGATCTGGTCGTCGCCGCAAAACGGTTAACGCTCGCCGAACGCCTCTTCTCGGCGAACTCGATCGGCGGCATCGGCGATCTCGCGGGCTACACCTACGGCATCGTCGGCGAGAAGATCGCCGACGAGGACTCGCGGCTCGCGGCCCTGACCGGCAGCGACCTCCTGGCGGCGACGCGCACGTATCTCAGCCGCCCGACGGTCGTAGGACATCTCACTCCGAACGAGAGCCCGCCGCACGGCAACTCGGAGAAGAGCAACGCGGCGGCCAGCGACGATTTTTCCAAGCGTGTGCCGAACGGCCCCATCGTCCAGCAGGCATGGATCGCCAAGGCCGTGCGCACACCGACGACCGCGCGCAGCGTACTGCAGCCAACTGCATTCACCCTTTCAAACGGGTTGCACGTGATCGTTCAAACGAAGGCCGATCGGCCGACGTTCGTGCTGCGCGGCGAAATCGCCTCATCGCCGGCGTTCGAGCTTCCCGGGAAACAGGGGATCATCCGTCTTGCCTCGTCGGTCGCCGACTACGGCAGCGCGAACTACCCGTTCGCGCTGCGCCGAAAGGCAACGGACGAGATGGGCGCCTTGGTCGAAACCGGCCGAGAATTTTCGGCACAGGGGGAGATGCGCGACTTCGAGCAGATCGTGACGATCGTCGCGGACGGTGAGGAGCATCCGACCTTCGCCGACCCGTGGCTCGGGATCGAGCGATCGCAGCTCGCCAACAGCCTGCAATCCGAAGCACAAATCTCCGGTGTGCTGATCGATCGCGCGTACGACCGGCTTCTGCTCGCCAGCGACGATCCGTCGCTGCGCCAACCGACGGCGCCGACCGTCGCCGGGATCACGCGCGACGATCTGCTCGCATACACGAAGGCGTACTGGCGGCCGGATCTCACCACGATCGCCGTCGTAGGAAACGTGACGCCGCAGCGCGTGCGTAGCATCCTCGAATCGGCTTTCGGATCGTGGCAGGCCGAAGGCCCGCGGCCGAACCCGCACCTGATGGCGCTGCCGCCGGCGTCCACGGGGCACGACTACATCGGCACCGCGGCCAACCAAGTTTACATTCGCCTCGGTCAGCCGGCCATCTCGCGTTCGAATCGCGATTACGACACGTTCCTCGTGCTCAATCAAATTCTCGGTGGCGCCGGCGCGTTCGAGTCGCGGCTGTGGCAAGAGCTGCGCCAGAAGCGCGGTCTCGTCTACGGCGTCAGCAGCGAGCTCGATGCCGATGCGGATCGCGGCGACTTTCGCGTCGAGCTCAACGCCTCACCGGACCGCGTGGTCGCGGCCGTCGCGCTCGTGCGCCGCGAGCTCGAGCGCCTGCAAAACGAGCCGGTATCGGAGACCGAGCTCCGGGAAGCCAAGGCGCGGCTCGTCGGCAACGCGCTGCTGGATGAGGCTTCGTCGAACGGTCAGGCCAAGCAGCTGATCGATATCGCGGTTAACGACCTTCCGTTGGACTATTACCGCACGCTCAACGAACGCTTCTCGCAAATCACGGCGGCGGATGTACAGCGCATCGCGCGAGCGTATCTGCGACCGGACCGCCTGGTCGAAGTCTACGCCGGCCCTTCTGGGCCTTGGGCCTACCACACGATATGA
- a CDS encoding NAD-dependent succinate-semialdehyde dehydrogenase, which translates to MIVTIDPTTGDVIERIPPMDAVQIDARLGAAARAARAWATEPFENRAALLRDVARRLRDESESLAVTAVHEMGKPIVQARAEVEKCAWACDYFSEHGADMLAPQNAPSNAARSYVAFRPLGVLLAIMPWNFPYWQVFRAAAPALMAGNTLLLKHAANTTRCALEIERVFRDAAAPEGVFGVLLARGEEIDKLVADPRIAAVTLTGSERAGVAVASAAGEALKKCVLELGGSDPFVVFSDADLDAAATAAVKARFQNNGESCIAAKRFIVEAPVYDQFLKRFVERAAAQVVGNPMEERVQIGPCARADLRETVHEQASESVAQGARCALGGKPRGGRGFFYEPTIVADVVAGMRMFDEEVFGPAAAVVRAHDRDDALALANRSSFGLGSSVWTSDVAAAENFGARIEAGAVFINGMVASDPRLPFGGVKKSGYGRELSAFGIHEFVNIQTVWIGGL; encoded by the coding sequence ATGATCGTAACGATCGATCCCACCACGGGCGACGTGATCGAGCGTATCCCGCCGATGGATGCGGTGCAAATCGACGCGCGGCTCGGCGCGGCCGCGCGCGCCGCACGAGCGTGGGCCACCGAACCGTTCGAAAATCGCGCCGCGCTCCTGCGCGACGTCGCGCGGCGTCTGCGCGACGAGAGCGAATCGCTGGCGGTCACCGCGGTGCACGAGATGGGCAAGCCGATCGTGCAGGCGCGAGCCGAAGTCGAGAAGTGCGCGTGGGCGTGCGACTATTTTTCCGAACACGGGGCCGACATGCTCGCGCCGCAGAACGCGCCTTCGAACGCCGCTCGCAGCTACGTCGCGTTTCGTCCGCTCGGTGTGCTGCTCGCGATCATGCCGTGGAACTTTCCCTACTGGCAGGTTTTTCGCGCGGCGGCGCCCGCGCTGATGGCCGGGAACACGCTGCTGCTCAAGCATGCGGCCAACACGACACGCTGCGCGCTCGAGATCGAACGCGTGTTTCGCGACGCCGCCGCGCCCGAGGGCGTGTTCGGCGTGTTGCTCGCGCGCGGCGAAGAGATCGACAAGCTGGTCGCCGATCCGCGCATCGCCGCGGTGACGCTGACCGGCAGCGAACGCGCGGGCGTAGCCGTCGCCAGCGCGGCCGGCGAGGCACTCAAGAAGTGCGTGCTCGAGCTGGGCGGCTCGGATCCCTTCGTCGTCTTCTCCGACGCGGACCTCGACGCGGCCGCGACCGCGGCGGTCAAGGCGCGCTTTCAGAACAACGGCGAGAGCTGCATCGCCGCCAAACGCTTCATCGTTGAGGCACCCGTTTACGACCAATTCCTGAAGCGCTTCGTCGAGCGCGCCGCCGCCCAGGTCGTCGGTAATCCGATGGAGGAGCGGGTGCAGATCGGGCCGTGCGCGCGTGCCGATTTGCGCGAAACCGTGCATGAGCAGGCGTCGGAGTCCGTCGCACAAGGCGCGCGTTGCGCCCTCGGGGGTAAGCCGCGCGGCGGGCGGGGCTTCTTCTACGAACCGACCATCGTGGCGGACGTCGTTGCCGGCATGCGCATGTTCGACGAGGAGGTGTTCGGACCAGCGGCGGCCGTTGTCCGCGCGCACGATCGCGACGACGCGCTCGCGCTCGCCAACCGTTCGTCGTTCGGACTCGGCTCGAGCGTGTGGACGAGCGACGTCGCGGCAGCCGAAAATTTCGGCGCACGCATCGAGGCGGGCGCGGTCTTCATCAACGGCATGGTCGCGAGCGACCCGCGCCTACCGTTCGGCGGCGTCAAGAAGAGCGGCTACGGCCGCGAGCTCTCCGCCTTCGGCATCCACGAGTTCGTCAACATCCAAACCGTCTGGATCGGCGGCCTCTAG
- a CDS encoding pyridoxal phosphate-dependent aminotransferase: protein MNPRVLDISASLIREIASKKRATSIDLGLGEPSLRPRPEHLEHALRHVTEHGLKYTPNAGDPALRDAIARHYSYPGMEHGRNVCVTVGSQEAMYATLKTLLDPARDELLIVEPAFPSYAKMAALEGVTVRSVAMSHDDDFAFDAERIAAAILERTRAIVLCSPCNPTARVVDAAAAQSLVRALERRAGEPIWVVHDEIYREQTYLPNPGYFAQIYPHTIVTNSLSKSNALTGLRLGWILGPADFVAQATKVHAWATSCADTFAQHVALHVFHTPGALHEHAAWYRERRGELLATLRGSGLRFISPEGTFYVCVELPGGTRSHRVAEELIERHDVVAIPGIAFGQSLEGWLRLSWVEPADCVRAGILRIADYCASLQLLS from the coding sequence ATGAATCCCCGTGTCCTCGACATCAGCGCCTCGCTGATCCGCGAGATTGCGTCGAAGAAGCGAGCCACCTCGATCGACTTGGGCCTCGGCGAGCCGTCGCTCCGGCCGCGTCCCGAGCATTTGGAACATGCGCTTCGACACGTCACCGAGCACGGCCTGAAGTACACGCCCAACGCCGGCGACCCGGCGCTGCGCGACGCCATCGCTCGCCACTACAGTTACCCCGGCATGGAGCACGGCCGGAACGTCTGCGTCACGGTCGGCTCGCAAGAGGCCATGTACGCTACGCTCAAGACGCTCCTCGATCCGGCGCGTGACGAGCTGCTGATCGTCGAGCCGGCGTTTCCGTCGTATGCCAAGATGGCGGCGCTCGAAGGCGTGACGGTCCGCAGCGTCGCGATGAGCCATGACGACGATTTTGCTTTCGATGCTGAGCGCATCGCGGCGGCGATCTTGGAGCGAACGCGCGCAATCGTGCTCTGCTCGCCCTGCAATCCGACGGCGCGCGTCGTCGATGCCGCCGCGGCCCAGAGCCTCGTGCGCGCGCTGGAGCGCCGCGCCGGCGAGCCGATCTGGGTAGTGCACGACGAGATCTATCGCGAGCAGACTTATCTGCCGAACCCGGGCTATTTCGCCCAAATTTATCCGCATACGATCGTCACGAACTCGCTGAGCAAGAGCAACGCGCTCACGGGGCTGCGGCTCGGATGGATTCTCGGGCCGGCGGATTTCGTCGCGCAGGCGACCAAGGTGCACGCCTGGGCGACGTCCTGTGCGGACACGTTCGCACAGCACGTGGCGCTGCACGTCTTTCATACTCCGGGCGCGTTGCACGAACACGCCGCGTGGTATCGCGAGCGCCGCGGCGAGCTGCTGGCGACGCTGCGCGGGTCCGGCCTGCGCTTCATCTCGCCGGAAGGAACGTTTTACGTCTGCGTGGAGCTGCCCGGCGGAACGCGATCGCATCGCGTTGCGGAGGAACTGATCGAACGCCACGATGTCGTCGCGATCCCCGGCATCGCCTTCGGCCAATCGCTGGAAGGCTGGTTGCGCCTGAGCTGGGTCGAGCCCGCGGACTGCGTTCGCGCCGGCATCCTCCGCATCGCGGACTATTGCGCTTCCCTCCAGTTGTTATCCTGA
- a CDS encoding 2,3,4,5-tetrahydropyridine-2,6-dicarboxylate N-succinyltransferase, whose product MERGDADLHGQSGRAVDRVIALLDEGAVRVAEPRDGDWVTNAWLKAAILLYFRRSKIEWMGDRRGDGLVFYDKLRVKRNYKKLGVRCVPPGVARYGSFLGRGVILMPGFVNIGAYVGDDSMIDTWATVGSCAQIGRGVHLSGGVGIGGVLEPQQAAPVIVEDGAFIGSRCIIVEGVRVEQEAVLGAGVVLTASTPIVDVRGSEPAVTKGRVPARAVVIPGVLPKRFAAGEYATQCALIVGTRSEATDLKVSLNAALREYELAL is encoded by the coding sequence TTGGAGCGCGGGGATGCAGACCTGCACGGCCAGAGCGGGCGCGCCGTCGACCGGGTGATCGCGCTGCTGGACGAAGGCGCGGTTCGCGTTGCCGAGCCGCGGGATGGCGACTGGGTAACGAACGCATGGTTGAAGGCGGCGATCCTGCTCTATTTCCGACGGAGCAAGATCGAGTGGATGGGCGATCGGCGCGGAGACGGCCTGGTCTTCTACGACAAGCTTCGGGTCAAGCGTAACTACAAGAAGCTCGGCGTTCGCTGCGTTCCCCCGGGAGTGGCGCGCTACGGCAGCTTCCTCGGGCGGGGCGTGATCTTGATGCCGGGATTCGTGAACATCGGCGCCTACGTCGGCGACGACAGCATGATCGACACGTGGGCGACCGTCGGATCCTGCGCGCAGATCGGTCGCGGCGTGCACCTCTCCGGAGGCGTGGGAATCGGAGGCGTCCTCGAGCCGCAGCAGGCGGCGCCGGTGATCGTGGAAGACGGCGCGTTTATCGGCTCTCGCTGCATCATCGTCGAGGGCGTGCGCGTGGAACAGGAGGCGGTGCTCGGCGCCGGCGTCGTGCTGACGGCCAGCACGCCGATCGTCGACGTGCGCGGGAGCGAGCCGGCCGTCACCAAGGGTCGCGTGCCGGCGCGAGCCGTCGTGATCCCCGGCGTGCTGCCGAAGCGCTTCGCAGCTGGAGAGTATGCCACGCAGTGCGCACTGATCGTCGGAACGCGCAGCGAAGCAACCGACCTCAAGGTGTCGCTCAACGCCGCCCTGCGCGAATACGAGCTCGCCCTATGA
- the tkt gene encoding transketolase, with protein MPNSPSDEQRINAIRFLAVDAVQKANSGHPGMPMGAAAMAYTLWTRHLHFNPEDPHWLNRDRFVLSAGHGSMLLYALLYLTGYDLTLDDIKSFRQLNSKTPGHPEAERTPGVEATTGPLGQGIANALGMAIAEAHLGAVYNRSDQPIVDHFTYCICGDGDLMEGISQEAVSLAGHLKLGKLIVFYDDNLVSLAGPTDITLTDDPVARFDASGWHTQLIDIDHGNDVATIDQAITVAKNVTDRPSLIAVRTHIGYGSPRQDSYLAHGEALGPENVKKSKEELGWPLQPDFYVPEDVLGFYREIGAKGAELEARWQATYDVWKRANSDLGAQLERALREEIPANLPWPTFTAENGNVATRDAGGAVMNAIALALPELVGGSADLDPSTKTYLKNCGDFEPGNYAGRNIHYGVREHAMVAATSGISLHGGLLPFAATFFNFVDYAKPAVRLACLTGIRSIYVFTHDSVFLGEDGPTHEPIEQLATLRATPNCYAVRPADALETLEAWKLAIASKHSPYALVLTRQKVPFLGVRDAAVSKGAYVIAEAEGGRPDLILIATGSEVALAIDTKKILDAKGVRTRVVSMPCWRLFDEQPQSYRDEILPPSIGARMSIEAAATLGWSKYVGDHGFAFGIDGFGRSAPAAAIATAFGFTPEHVADVALQKFALAAH; from the coding sequence GTGCCGAACTCGCCGAGCGACGAACAGAGAATCAACGCCATCCGCTTTCTCGCGGTCGATGCGGTCCAAAAGGCCAACTCCGGCCATCCCGGCATGCCGATGGGGGCGGCGGCGATGGCCTATACGTTATGGACGCGCCACCTGCACTTCAACCCCGAGGATCCGCACTGGTTGAACCGCGACCGCTTCGTCCTCTCCGCCGGGCATGGCTCGATGCTGCTCTACGCTCTGCTCTACCTCACCGGATACGATCTGACGCTCGACGACATCAAGAGCTTTCGTCAGTTGAATAGCAAGACGCCGGGACATCCCGAGGCGGAACGAACGCCCGGGGTCGAGGCGACCACCGGCCCGCTCGGCCAGGGGATCGCCAACGCGCTCGGCATGGCGATCGCCGAAGCGCACCTCGGCGCGGTCTACAATCGCTCCGATCAGCCGATCGTCGACCATTTCACGTACTGCATCTGCGGAGACGGCGACCTGATGGAAGGGATCAGTCAAGAGGCGGTGTCGCTGGCCGGGCACTTGAAGCTCGGGAAGCTGATCGTCTTTTACGACGACAATCTCGTCTCGCTCGCGGGACCGACCGATATCACGCTCACCGACGATCCGGTCGCGCGCTTCGACGCGAGCGGCTGGCACACGCAGCTGATCGACATCGACCATGGCAACGACGTCGCGACGATCGATCAGGCCATCACCGTCGCCAAGAACGTCACGGACCGCCCGTCGTTGATCGCGGTGCGGACCCACATCGGCTACGGTTCGCCGCGCCAAGACAGTTATCTCGCGCACGGCGAGGCGCTCGGCCCCGAGAACGTCAAGAAATCGAAAGAGGAGCTGGGGTGGCCGCTCCAACCCGACTTCTACGTGCCCGAAGATGTCCTGGGCTTCTATCGCGAGATCGGCGCGAAGGGCGCCGAGCTTGAGGCGCGGTGGCAGGCGACGTACGACGTATGGAAGCGCGCGAACTCCGACCTCGGCGCGCAGCTCGAGCGCGCGCTGCGCGAGGAGATCCCCGCGAACCTTCCCTGGCCCACGTTCACGGCCGAGAACGGCAACGTGGCGACGCGCGACGCCGGCGGTGCCGTTATGAACGCGATCGCGCTGGCGCTCCCCGAGCTGGTGGGCGGGTCCGCGGACCTTGATCCCTCGACGAAGACGTACCTCAAGAACTGCGGCGACTTCGAACCCGGCAACTACGCGGGGCGCAACATTCATTACGGCGTGCGCGAGCACGCGATGGTGGCTGCGACGAGCGGCATCTCACTGCACGGTGGCCTGCTGCCATTCGCAGCGACGTTCTTCAATTTTGTCGACTACGCCAAGCCCGCCGTGCGCCTCGCGTGCCTCACGGGAATCCGCTCGATCTACGTGTTTACGCACGACTCCGTCTTCCTCGGAGAGGACGGCCCCACTCACGAGCCGATCGAGCAGCTCGCGACGCTGCGGGCGACGCCCAACTGCTACGCGGTGCGCCCCGCCGACGCGCTCGAGACACTCGAGGCCTGGAAGCTCGCGATCGCGAGCAAGCATTCTCCTTACGCCCTCGTGCTGACGCGGCAGAAGGTGCCGTTCCTGGGAGTGCGCGACGCCGCCGTGAGCAAGGGCGCCTACGTCATCGCCGAGGCCGAGGGCGGCCGGCCCGACCTCATTCTGATCGCGACCGGGTCCGAGGTGGCGCTCGCGATCGACACCAAGAAAATTCTCGATGCCAAGGGCGTCCGCACGCGCGTAGTCTCGATGCCCTGCTGGCGGCTCTTCGACGAGCAGCCGCAGTCGTATAGAGACGAGATACTTCCCCCGTCTATCGGCGCGCGGATGTCGATCGAGGCGGCGGCGACCTTGGGCTGGTCGAAGTACGTGGGCGACCACGGGTTCGCGTTTGGTATCGACGGGTTCGGCCGGTCGGCACCGGCGGCGGCGATCGCGACGGCGTTCGGCTTCACGCCGGAACACGTCGCCGACGTCGCGCTGCAAAAATTCGCTTTAGCCGCTCACTAG